The Clostridium septicum genome contains a region encoding:
- the yidD gene encoding membrane protein insertion efficiency factor YidD, with translation MKELMLKAIILYRKYISPTRQPCCRYIPTCSQYAIDAITKYGAIKGGFLSIKRILRCNPFSKGGYDPVK, from the coding sequence ATGAAAGAATTAATGCTAAAGGCTATAATATTGTATAGGAAATATATTTCACCTACAAGACAACCATGCTGTAGATACATACCAACTTGTTCACAATATGCTATTGATGCAATAACTAAGTATGGGGCAATTAAGGGTGGATTTTTATCTATAAAAAGAATTTTAAGATGTAATCCATTTTCAAAAGGTGGATATGATCCAGTTAAATAA
- the mnmE gene encoding tRNA uridine-5-carboxymethylaminomethyl(34) synthesis GTPase MnmE, with amino-acid sequence MKEFDTICAIATALGEGGIAIIRVSGDRALDIVSKIFKPKNGADIKTMKTYTMRYGHVIDFETEELVDEVIISYMKGPRSFTAEDTVEINCHGGVTSTNKVLETVIKAGARIAEPGEFTKRAFLNGRIDLSQAEAVMDLITAKTELAMKSALMQSSGSLSQEINKLNEYLLNVLALIEYAVDFTEDDEEIDPTIPIRVAESLNEAITNMDRLLKNAEEGKIIRDGLSLAIVGKPNVGKSSLLNALLKEKRAIVTEIAGTTRDVIEEYINLDGIPIKIIDTAGIRDTEDVVEKIGVERSKEKIKEADLVLLVLDSSRELDAEDREIIEAIRHKKSIVILNKIDLENKLDIEILNDFENMIKISAKEQIGIDGLKNKIKDMFFNGKIDSESLIISNSRHKQALIRAKENSENAYIRVKNNEFLDLISIYVTAALKALGEITGSELEEDLVNKIFREFCCGK; translated from the coding sequence ATGAAAGAATTTGATACTATCTGTGCCATAGCTACGGCTTTAGGAGAAGGTGGAATTGCTATTATAAGAGTTTCTGGTGATAGAGCTTTAGATATAGTTTCTAAAATTTTTAAGCCTAAAAATGGAGCAGATATAAAGACAATGAAGACTTATACTATGAGGTATGGGCATGTTATAGATTTTGAAACGGAAGAATTAGTTGATGAAGTAATAATAAGTTATATGAAGGGACCTAGAAGCTTTACGGCAGAAGATACTGTAGAGATAAATTGCCATGGAGGAGTAACCTCTACTAATAAGGTTTTAGAGACGGTTATAAAGGCAGGAGCAAGAATTGCTGAGCCTGGTGAATTTACTAAGAGAGCATTTTTAAATGGTAGAATAGATTTATCACAAGCAGAGGCGGTTATGGATTTAATAACAGCTAAAACGGAATTAGCTATGAAATCTGCTTTAATGCAAAGTTCAGGTTCACTTTCCCAGGAAATAAATAAGTTAAATGAGTACTTATTAAACGTATTAGCTTTAATAGAATATGCAGTAGATTTTACTGAAGATGATGAAGAAATAGACCCAACAATACCTATAAGAGTAGCTGAAAGTTTAAATGAAGCTATAACCAATATGGATAGATTGCTTAAGAATGCTGAAGAAGGAAAAATAATTAGAGATGGATTAAGCTTAGCTATAGTAGGAAAACCAAATGTAGGAAAATCATCCCTTTTAAATGCATTGTTAAAGGAAAAAAGAGCAATTGTTACTGAAATAGCTGGAACAACTAGAGATGTAATTGAAGAATATATAAATTTAGACGGAATTCCAATTAAGATAATAGATACTGCAGGAATAAGAGATACAGAAGATGTTGTTGAAAAAATTGGAGTTGAGAGATCTAAAGAAAAGATTAAAGAAGCAGATTTAGTACTATTAGTTTTAGATTCATCAAGAGAATTAGACGCTGAAGATAGGGAGATTATAGAGGCTATTAGACATAAGAAATCTATTGTAATTTTAAATAAGATAGATTTAGAGAATAAATTAGATATAGAAATATTAAATGATTTTGAAAATATGATAAAGATATCAGCAAAAGAACAAATTGGAATTGATGGATTAAAAAATAAGATTAAGGATATGTTCTTTAATGGTAAAATAGATAGTGAAAGCTTAATAATATCTAATTCAAGACATAAGCAAGCTTTAATAAGAGCTAAAGAAAACTCAGAAAATGCTTATATTAGAGTTAAAAATAATGAATTCCTTGACTTAATATCAATATACGTAACAGCGGCATTGAAAGCTTTAGGAGAAATAACAGGATCAGAATTAGAAGAGGATTTAGTAAATAAAATATTTAGAGAATTTTGTTGTGGAAAATAG
- the mnmG gene encoding tRNA uridine-5-carboxymethylaminomethyl(34) synthesis enzyme MnmG, which produces MKYNAGDYDIVVVGAGHAGCEAALASARMGFRTLICTINLDSIAMMPCNPNIGGTAKGHLVREIDALGGEMGINIDNTFIQSRMLNTSKGPAVHSLRAQADKKKYQERMKRVLENEKNLQVRQVEVTDIEVKDGKIIGVHTKNGAYFGCKALILTTGTYLRARIIVGDVEYNSGPNGLAAANELSQSLINLGVELRRFKTGTPARINMKSVDFSKMVEQPGDEKIVPFSFMSENIERDQVSCWLTYTSEETHKVIQENIDRSPMYNGMIEGVGPRYCPSIEDKVMRFPDKSRHQIFVEPEGEDTLEMYVGGMSSSLPEDVQIKMLRTIDGLENVEIMRTAYAIEYDAIDPTQLKPTLEFKNIEGLYGAGQLNGSSGYEEAASQGIVAGINASLKLKGEEPMILTRSDGYVGVLIDDLVTKGTNEPYRMMTSRAEYRLLLRQDNADFRLTEIGYKVGLVSEERYSKFLKRKSDIENELQRIKELQVTNKKEVNEFLISIGSTELKKPIKFYELIKRPEVDYFSLSSLDPDRPEYPENIGEQINIIAKYEGYIDSQLEQVNQFRKFEKKLLPEDIDYNDVKGLRTEAIQKLSNIRPVSIGQASRISGVSPADISVLLIYLEHKYKKKQ; this is translated from the coding sequence ATGAAATATAATGCGGGAGATTACGATATAGTAGTTGTAGGTGCAGGGCATGCAGGATGCGAAGCAGCGTTAGCATCAGCTAGAATGGGATTTAGAACATTAATTTGTACTATAAATCTTGATTCTATAGCCATGATGCCTTGTAATCCTAATATAGGAGGAACTGCTAAAGGGCATTTAGTTAGAGAAATAGATGCTTTAGGCGGTGAGATGGGTATAAATATAGATAATACATTTATACAATCAAGAATGTTAAATACATCAAAAGGACCAGCAGTACATTCACTAAGAGCTCAAGCTGATAAAAAGAAATATCAGGAGAGAATGAAAAGAGTTTTAGAAAATGAAAAAAATCTACAAGTTAGACAAGTAGAAGTTACAGACATTGAAGTTAAAGATGGAAAAATTATAGGAGTACACACTAAAAATGGTGCTTACTTTGGTTGTAAAGCTTTGATTTTAACTACTGGAACTTATTTAAGGGCTAGAATAATAGTTGGAGATGTAGAGTACAATAGTGGTCCAAATGGATTAGCAGCTGCAAATGAATTATCACAATCATTAATTAATTTAGGTGTAGAGTTAAGAAGATTTAAAACAGGTACTCCAGCTAGAATTAATATGAAATCAGTTGATTTTTCAAAAATGGTAGAACAACCAGGTGATGAAAAAATAGTACCATTTTCATTTATGAGTGAAAATATAGAAAGAGATCAAGTGTCTTGTTGGTTAACTTATACATCAGAGGAAACTCACAAAGTTATTCAAGAGAATATTGATAGATCACCAATGTATAACGGAATGATTGAGGGTGTAGGACCTAGATATTGTCCTTCAATAGAGGATAAGGTAATGAGATTTCCAGATAAATCAAGGCATCAGATATTCGTAGAGCCAGAAGGTGAAGATACATTAGAAATGTATGTTGGAGGTATGTCCTCTTCACTTCCGGAAGATGTTCAAATTAAAATGCTTAGAACAATAGATGGGTTAGAAAATGTAGAGATAATGAGAACTGCATATGCAATAGAATATGATGCAATAGACCCTACACAATTAAAGCCAACATTAGAATTTAAAAATATAGAAGGTTTATATGGAGCTGGGCAACTAAATGGTAGCTCAGGATATGAAGAAGCAGCATCACAAGGAATTGTAGCAGGAATAAATGCTTCTTTAAAACTTAAGGGTGAAGAACCAATGATATTAACTCGTTCAGATGGATATGTTGGTGTTCTAATAGATGATTTAGTTACTAAGGGAACTAATGAACCTTATAGAATGATGACTTCTAGGGCTGAGTATAGACTATTATTAAGACAAGATAATGCTGATTTTAGATTAACTGAGATAGGATATAAGGTTGGACTTGTTTCAGAAGAGAGATATTCAAAATTTTTAAAGAGAAAATCTGATATAGAAAATGAATTACAAAGAATAAAAGAGCTTCAAGTAACAAATAAAAAAGAAGTTAATGAATTCTTAATATCAATTGGATCTACAGAATTAAAAAAGCCAATTAAATTTTATGAGTTAATAAAGAGACCTGAAGTTGATTATTTTAGCTTATCAAGTTTAGATCCTGATAGACCAGAATATCCAGAAAATATAGGTGAACAAATTAATATAATTGCTAAATATGAAGGATATATAGATAGTCAACTAGAACAAGTTAATCAGTTTAGAAAATTTGAAAAAAAATTATTACCAGAAGACATAGATTATAATGATGTAAAAGGATTAAGAACTGAGGCTATTCAAAAGCTTTCTAATATTAGACCAGTAAGTATAGGCCAAGCATCAAGAATATCAGGAGTATCACCGGCTGATATATCTGTGTTATTAATATATTTAGAACATAAATATAAGAAAAAACAATAG
- the yaaA gene encoding S4 domain-containing protein YaaA, with product MQEIKINTEFIKLDSFLKWCGVASLGSEAKIYVLEEMVKVNGEVCTQRGKKIRPGDVVEFEGEKFKVI from the coding sequence ATGCAAGAAATAAAAATAAATACTGAGTTTATAAAGTTAGATTCATTTTTAAAATGGTGTGGAGTAGCTTCATTAGGATCAGAAGCAAAAATTTATGTTTTAGAGGAAATGGTAAAAGTTAATGGTGAAGTTTGTACGCAAAGAGGTAAAAAAATAAGACCGGGAGATGTAGTTGAATTTGAAGGAGAAAAATTTAAGGTTATATAA
- the noc gene encoding nucleoid occlusion protein, whose translation MSKEIVNISVDKIFPNTYQPRKFFNEEALTELSQSIKEHGIIQPLTVRRRGDSFELVAGERRWRAARLALLELVPCNIIEITDTESAEIALLENLQREDLNFIEEAEAYYNLINDHKFTQDDLAKRMGKKQSTIANKLRLLKLSENVRTICIDNKLTERHARALLSLPNEEMQLKVVEKVVKNGLNVKKTEELINKELLKLAGEQLNDKNKKKVKSVFPAKLYVNTIKQVFDKFNIPADYKFKDSEECIEITVSIPKK comes from the coding sequence ATGAGTAAAGAAATTGTAAATATAAGTGTTGATAAGATTTTTCCTAATACTTATCAACCAAGAAAGTTTTTTAATGAAGAGGCATTAACGGAATTATCTCAATCAATAAAAGAACACGGAATTATTCAGCCTTTGACAGTTAGACGAAGAGGAGATAGTTTTGAATTAGTTGCTGGAGAAAGAAGATGGAGAGCGGCTAGACTTGCCTTACTAGAATTAGTTCCTTGCAATATAATAGAAATTACAGATACTGAATCAGCAGAAATAGCTCTTTTAGAAAACCTTCAAAGAGAAGATCTAAATTTTATTGAAGAAGCAGAAGCTTATTATAATCTTATAAATGATCATAAATTTACACAAGATGATTTAGCTAAAAGGATGGGAAAGAAGCAATCAACTATAGCAAATAAATTAAGACTTTTAAAGTTAAGTGAAAATGTTAGAACTATTTGTATAGATAATAAATTGACGGAGAGACATGCAAGAGCGTTATTATCTTTACCAAATGAAGAGATGCAGTTAAAGGTAGTTGAAAAAGTAGTTAAGAATGGTTTAAATGTTAAGAAAACAGAAGAACTTATAAATAAGGAATTACTTAAATTAGCAGGAGAACAACTAAATGATAAAAACAAAAAGAAAGTGAAAAGTGTTTTTCCAGCAAAGTTATATGTTAACACAATAAAGCAAGTTTTTGATAAATTTAATATACCAGCAGATTACAAGTTCAAAGATTCAGAAGAATGTATAGAGATAACTGTATCAATACCAAAGAAATAA
- the rnpA gene encoding ribonuclease P protein component — MIYRIRKNNEFRTVYKRGKSLANGLLVLYIFNNRRNINEEGHYYNRIGVSVSKKVGNSVIRSRSKRLISESYRLNCENLKNGYDFVFIARTSIKDKTYFEVEDAMKKLFSKAGLYN, encoded by the coding sequence ATGATTTATAGAATAAGAAAAAATAATGAATTTAGAACTGTATATAAAAGAGGGAAGTCATTAGCTAATGGGCTTTTGGTTCTATATATATTTAATAATAGAAGAAATATAAATGAAGAAGGACACTATTATAATAGGATAGGAGTTTCTGTAAGCAAGAAAGTAGGAAACAGTGTAATCCGTAGTAGAAGTAAACGATTGATAAGTGAGAGCTATAGGCTTAATTGTGAAAACTTGAAAAATGGATATGATTTTGTATTTATTGCAAGAACTTCAATTAAGGATAAAACGTATTTTGAAGTAGAAGATGCAATGAAAAAACTTTTTTCAAAGGCAGGATTATATAATTAA
- the yidC gene encoding membrane protein insertase YidC — protein MMSFLSPVADFLGKIFNGLHEFILQLFHMQPSGVSYVLAIFIFTLIIRLLILPLNVKSTRSNARLQEIQPELQKLQKKYANDPQKMQLEYSKLMKENKVSMFGGCLPTLLPLPILFALYYVFMAIKPGAGMDTSFLWIPDVFAKDPWFILPVLAFLSTYLPSVLLSKSMPQNPDSPMNMSTMNIMMSGMMAFMAINFSAILVIYWVIGGIIQLGQTYFLNYLPYKKKQAEKANKDAESAVVNAKKATPKTKKRN, from the coding sequence ATGATGTCGTTTTTATCGCCAGTGGCGGACTTTTTAGGGAAAATTTTTAATGGCTTGCATGAATTTATACTTCAATTATTTCATATGCAGCCAAGTGGGGTATCTTATGTATTAGCAATTTTCATTTTTACATTAATAATAAGATTACTTATATTACCACTAAATGTTAAGTCAACTAGATCAAATGCAAGACTTCAAGAAATTCAACCAGAATTACAAAAGTTGCAAAAGAAATATGCAAATGATCCTCAAAAAATGCAATTAGAATACTCAAAATTAATGAAAGAAAATAAAGTAAGTATGTTTGGAGGATGTTTACCAACTCTTTTACCATTACCAATATTATTTGCTTTATATTATGTATTTATGGCAATAAAACCAGGTGCAGGTATGGATACATCATTCTTATGGATACCAGATGTATTTGCAAAAGATCCTTGGTTTATATTACCGGTTCTTGCGTTCTTAAGTACGTACTTACCATCTGTTTTATTAAGTAAATCAATGCCTCAGAATCCAGATAGTCCAATGAATATGTCAACTATGAATATAATGATGTCTGGGATGATGGCGTTTATGGCTATTAATTTTAGTGCAATACTTGTAATTTATTGGGTAATAGGCGGAATCATTCAATTAGGTCAAACTTATTTCTTAAATTATTTACCATATAAGAAGAAGCAAGCAGAAAAAGCAAATAAAGATGCTGAATCAGCTGTAGTAAATGCTAAAAAGGCAACACCAAAAACTAAAAAAAGAAATTAA
- the remB gene encoding extracellular matrix regulator RemB: MFLHLGENVVVPIKDVIGIFDLQTTMYSSDTSAFLRMAEEDGFVEKISKEKPKSFVIAEVNKMSKVYLSPISSSTLTKRTNIDYNP, from the coding sequence ATGTTTTTACATTTAGGAGAAAATGTAGTAGTTCCTATTAAAGATGTAATAGGAATTTTTGACTTACAAACAACTATGTACAGCTCTGATACAAGTGCATTTTTACGAATGGCCGAAGAAGACGGGTTTGTAGAAAAAATATCTAAAGAGAAGCCAAAATCTTTTGTTATAGCAGAAGTAAATAAAATGAGTAAGGTATATTTATCACCTATATCATCTTCAACTTTAACAAAAAGAACTAATATAGATTATAATCCATAA
- the recF gene encoding DNA replication/repair protein RecF (All proteins in this family for which functions are known are DNA-binding proteins that assist the filamentation of RecA onto DNA for the initiation of recombination or recombinational repair.), whose protein sequence is MYIKKLQLLNYRNYKVLDIDLGKYVNVFMGDNAQGKTNILEAMYYCAFAKSHRTSRDRELLNWESENAYVSLTIGKDRLDKKIDITILKDGKKAIRINKVKVNKIGELFGTFNVVMFSPEDLKIIKDSPGVRRKFIDMELCQLDSRYYYNLVQYNKVLNERNMVLKNRRLDEEILDIYDIQLSNYGHNIIIDRLKYIDKLNFYGKNIHKDISSGKEEVEFRYISLIKDLDNIENNFYELLKKNRKKDMERGITSVGPHRDDFSTLINGVDTKSYGSQGQQRSAVLTIKFSSLKIIKELTSEYPVLLLDDVLSELDFSRKRYILKTIGEIQTVITCTGIEDLTDYLDQNSKVFKVKNGEILN, encoded by the coding sequence ATGTATATTAAAAAACTACAATTATTGAATTATAGGAATTATAAGGTTTTAGACATTGACTTAGGAAAATACGTAAACGTGTTTATGGGCGATAATGCTCAAGGAAAAACTAATATACTAGAAGCTATGTATTATTGTGCATTTGCTAAATCTCATAGAACTTCTAGAGATAGAGAACTTTTAAATTGGGAAAGTGAAAATGCATATGTAAGTTTAACAATAGGTAAAGATAGGTTAGACAAAAAAATAGATATAACAATCCTAAAGGACGGAAAAAAAGCCATAAGAATAAATAAAGTTAAAGTAAATAAAATAGGAGAACTATTTGGAACTTTTAATGTTGTTATGTTTTCACCAGAGGATCTAAAAATAATAAAGGATTCGCCTGGGGTAAGACGTAAATTTATTGACATGGAATTATGTCAATTGGATTCAAGATACTATTATAATTTAGTCCAATATAATAAAGTTTTAAATGAACGTAATATGGTTTTGAAAAATAGAAGACTAGATGAAGAAATATTAGACATTTATGATATACAATTGTCAAATTATGGTCATAATATAATAATAGATAGACTTAAGTATATAGATAAGTTAAATTTTTATGGGAAAAATATACATAAAGATATATCTTCTGGTAAGGAAGAAGTTGAATTTAGATATATAAGCCTAATTAAAGACTTAGATAATATAGAAAATAATTTCTATGAACTTTTAAAGAAAAATAGAAAAAAAGATATGGAGAGAGGGATAACAAGTGTAGGTCCTCATAGAGATGATTTTTCTACTCTTATAAATGGAGTAGATACTAAAAGTTATGGGTCTCAAGGGCAGCAGAGGTCAGCAGTATTAACTATAAAGTTTTCATCTTTAAAAATAATAAAGGAGCTAACTTCAGAATATCCCGTTCTTTTATTAGATGATGTATTATCTGAATTGGATTTTAGTAGAAAAAGATATATTCTTAAAACTATTGGAGAAATTCAAACTGTAATAACTTGTACAGGAATAGAGGATTTAACAGACTATTTAGATCAAAACTCTAAAGTTTTTAAGGTTAAGAATGGAGAAATCCTAAATTAG
- the rpmH gene encoding 50S ribosomal protein L34 gives MFMTYQPKKRQRKKEHGFRKRMSTQGGRNVLKRRRQKGRKKLTA, from the coding sequence ATGTTCATGACATACCAACCAAAAAAGAGACAAAGAAAAAAAGAACATGGTTTCAGAAAAAGAATGAGTACTCAAGGTGGAAGAAACGTTCTTAAAAGAAGAAGACAAAAAGGAAGAAAAAAATTAACAGCATAA
- the rsmG gene encoding 16S rRNA (guanine(527)-N(7))-methyltransferase RsmG — protein sequence MEFFDLMKTAASEANLDLSEEQYEKFIKYMRLLQEWNEKINLTAITEDEEIIKKHFIDCIKAFKSEPIRNAKTIIDVGTGAGFPGLPIAIMNSNIKVTLLDSLNKRINFLNTVVNELGLENVTTIHSRAEDGARKTELRENFDVATSRAVANMAVLSEFCIPYVKKGGYFIALKGPLIDDELKDGDKAIRTLGGELKDIIEVKIEGTDLRHNIVEIKKIKQCSKIYPRKAGTVNKKPIK from the coding sequence ATGGAATTTTTTGATTTAATGAAGACAGCAGCATCAGAAGCTAATTTAGATTTATCAGAAGAACAATACGAAAAATTTATAAAATACATGAGACTTCTTCAAGAATGGAATGAAAAGATAAATTTAACTGCAATAACTGAAGATGAGGAGATAATAAAAAAGCACTTTATAGATTGCATAAAGGCTTTTAAATCAGAACCAATAAGAAATGCTAAGACTATAATAGATGTTGGAACTGGAGCTGGATTTCCAGGATTACCAATAGCAATTATGAATTCAAATATAAAAGTAACATTATTGGATTCATTAAATAAGAGAATAAATTTTTTAAATACAGTGGTTAATGAATTAGGATTAGAAAATGTTACAACTATACATTCAAGAGCAGAAGATGGGGCTAGAAAGACCGAACTAAGAGAAAATTTTGATGTTGCAACTTCAAGAGCAGTAGCGAATATGGCTGTTTTATCAGAGTTTTGTATTCCATATGTAAAAAAAGGTGGATATTTTATTGCTTTAAAAGGCCCTTTAATAGATGATGAACTTAAAGATGGGGATAAGGCCATAAGAACTTTAGGTGGAGAACTAAAAGATATAATAGAAGTAAAAATAGAAGGTACGGACTTAAGACATAATATAGTTGAAATAAAAAAGATTAAGCAATGCTCTAAAATTTATCCTAGAAAGGCTGGTACAGTTAATAAAAAGCCTATTAAGTAG
- the dnaN gene encoding DNA polymerase III subunit beta, which translates to MIFICEKQKLQEAISIVTKAITGKTTMPILEGIYINANKDGLTLIGSDMDVSIETKLPADVLEIGKIVIDARIFSEIIRKLPNSEVKIETLENNIIQITCEKSVFNLVYMDGEDYPLLPSINENLTVEVPQNILKNMIKGTAFAIAQDETRPILQGILFEVKNKTLNLVALDGYRLAVKNEFLDNDNEIEVVIPGKTLNEVSKILEDISDIVRITFTNNHILFNLNETKVISRLLDGKYVNYESLLPQEYKILINVDKQELQSCIERASLMAKDGNSNLIKLDVQEDILVITSNSQLGKVREEVSINMQGGDIQIAFNSRYLLDVLKNMEDDEVVMQMTSSVSPCVIKGKNMENAKYLVLPVRLIR; encoded by the coding sequence ATGATTTTTATATGTGAAAAACAAAAATTACAAGAAGCTATTTCTATAGTAACGAAAGCTATAACAGGTAAAACAACGATGCCTATCTTAGAAGGTATATACATAAATGCAAATAAAGATGGCTTAACTTTAATAGGGTCTGATATGGATGTATCTATAGAAACTAAATTACCAGCTGATGTTTTAGAAATAGGTAAAATAGTTATTGATGCTAGGATATTTAGTGAAATAATAAGAAAATTACCTAACTCAGAAGTAAAAATAGAAACTTTAGAAAATAATATTATACAAATAACTTGTGAAAAGTCAGTCTTTAACTTAGTTTATATGGATGGTGAAGATTATCCGTTATTACCAAGTATAAATGAAAACTTAACAGTTGAAGTTCCTCAAAATATATTAAAAAATATGATTAAGGGAACAGCATTTGCAATAGCTCAAGATGAAACTAGACCAATATTGCAAGGAATTCTTTTTGAAGTTAAAAACAAAACTCTTAATTTAGTTGCTTTAGATGGATATAGATTAGCTGTTAAAAATGAATTTTTAGATAATGATAATGAAATAGAAGTCGTTATTCCAGGAAAAACTTTAAATGAAGTTTCAAAAATATTAGAAGATATATCAGATATAGTTAGAATAACATTTACTAATAATCATATTCTATTTAATCTAAACGAAACAAAAGTTATTTCAAGATTATTAGATGGAAAATATGTTAACTATGAATCTCTTTTACCTCAAGAATATAAAATTCTTATAAATGTGGATAAACAAGAATTACAAAGTTGTATTGAAAGAGCCTCTCTTATGGCTAAAGATGGAAATAGTAATTTAATAAAATTAGATGTTCAAGAAGATATATTAGTTATAACATCGAATTCTCAATTGGGAAAAGTTAGAGAAGAAGTATCTATAAATATGCAAGGTGGAGATATACAAATTGCATTTAATTCAAGATATTTATTAGATGTTCTAAAGAATATGGAAGATGATGAAGTGGTTATGCAAATGACATCAAGCGTAAGTCCATGTGTAATAAAAGGGAAAAATATGGAAAATGCTAAATATCTAGTTTTACCAGTTAGATTAATAAGATAA
- the jag gene encoding RNA-binding cell elongation regulator Jag/EloR has translation MKILEMTGKTVNEALQNALKQLSVTEDKVEVEVIEEGNKGLLGIIGVKPAKILVKVKRDYVEEAHNFLRSVLDSMNVKAEIRIKEDNDVIYVDLTGPKMGLIIGYRGETLDSLQYLLSLVVNKGHDIPYKKVVLDTENYRKKREETLKRVANKTAYKVAKNKRSFKLEPMNPYERRIIHSTLQENDLVCTYSEGEEPYRRVVVDIRNK, from the coding sequence ATGAAAATATTAGAAATGACAGGGAAGACTGTAAATGAGGCTTTACAAAATGCATTAAAGCAATTAAGTGTAACAGAAGATAAAGTTGAAGTTGAAGTTATCGAAGAAGGAAATAAAGGGTTGTTAGGAATTATTGGTGTTAAACCTGCAAAAATTCTAGTGAAGGTTAAAAGAGACTATGTTGAAGAAGCACATAATTTTTTAAGAAGCGTATTAGATTCTATGAATGTAAAAGCTGAAATAAGAATTAAAGAAGATAATGATGTTATTTATGTTGATTTAACTGGACCTAAAATGGGACTAATAATAGGTTATAGAGGTGAGACATTAGATTCATTACAATACTTACTTTCTTTGGTCGTTAATAAAGGACATGATATACCTTATAAAAAAGTTGTTTTAGATACCGAAAACTACAGGAAAAAGAGGGAAGAGACTTTAAAAAGGGTTGCTAATAAAACTGCTTATAAAGTAGCTAAAAATAAAAGAAGTTTTAAATTAGAGCCAATGAATCCTTATGAAAGAAGGATAATTCACTCAACTCTACAGGAAAATGATCTTGTATGTACCTATAGTGAAGGTGAAGAACCATATAGAAGAGTAGTAGTAGATATTAGAAATAAATAA